From one Flavobacteriales bacterium genomic stretch:
- a CDS encoding ABC transporter ATP-binding protein translates to MTDARITFEGVGKRYGKLWALRNVECAFHPGEVVMLIGPNASGKSTLIKCLLGLVRPTEGRITVNGEAIGSDPAYRTSIGYMPQISQYPATLTIGQLLEMIADVRGMSNNEPDDRLVEGLGLTAQLNKRLSSLSGGTKQKVSAVLALRSRPSILVMDEPTAGLDPLSSKRVLERAAAVRDAGGTVLITSHLMEEVEALADRVAYLEEGSLRFILPVQEILERAGTKRLSEALPRMLESRALCNA, encoded by the coding sequence ATGACTGACGCGCGAATCACCTTCGAGGGAGTCGGAAAGCGCTACGGCAAGCTCTGGGCCTTGCGCAACGTAGAGTGCGCATTCCATCCCGGAGAGGTCGTCATGCTCATCGGCCCCAATGCCAGCGGAAAGTCCACGTTGATCAAGTGCCTGCTGGGATTGGTGAGGCCCACTGAGGGTCGCATCACGGTGAACGGTGAGGCCATCGGCAGCGACCCGGCCTACCGCACGTCCATCGGCTACATGCCACAGATCTCACAGTATCCAGCTACGCTCACCATCGGCCAATTGCTCGAGATGATAGCCGACGTCCGCGGGATGAGCAACAACGAACCCGACGACAGACTCGTGGAAGGACTTGGATTGACCGCTCAGTTGAATAAGCGCCTTTCGAGCTTGAGCGGAGGGACCAAGCAGAAGGTGAGCGCCGTTCTCGCCTTGCGCTCGCGTCCGAGCATCCTGGTGATGGACGAGCCGACAGCGGGCCTCGATCCGCTATCGTCCAAGCGGGTACTGGAACGCGCTGCTGCCGTTCGTGATGCCGGAGGAACAGTGCTTATCACCTCGCACCTGATGGAGGAAGTGGAAGCACTTGCCGATCGGGTGGCCTACTTGGAGGAGGGCAGCTTGAGGTTCATTTTGCCGGTTCAAGAGATCCTGGAACGCGCGGGTACGAAGCGCTTGTCGGAGGCTTTGCCAAGGATGTTGGAGTCCAGAGCACTATGCAATGCCTGA